The stretch of DNA CGATAGTTAGTTCTAAATAGCCGTTTTGAAATTTTGCTCCTGTGACCGAACGACCACTCCAAGCTGGAGGTAGAGTAATATTACGTCTTTGGTCGCCTGCTTCAACAGTAACTTCTGGCCCGTATTGAGTGAGCTTGACTTGTTTTTTGTCCAAACCAGGTAGAAAAACCCGAATTTTGCGCTCATTCATCTCAATGGTGGTGGGTTTAGGAGCGTCTGTACTCCTACGGAAGTTTGGTAAAGCATCAATCAAAGGTTGCCAATCACCAGAATCAATTGAAGGAACAGCCGTAATGGTCAAAGGATTAAACTCTGTAGAGAGAGAATCGCTTATCTCTGCTTGATTGAGTATTACCCCACCCACAGTTAAACCAATTTGCTGTGCGCTACCCCAATAATATTTAGCAGTTGCGATCGCAACTTGTTCAGGAGTAGTCACTAAATAAGAGATTAATCTTTGGGGATCGGCTAAAGCTTGTTTGCCTTTACTTAATAACTGGGTTGCTTGATTGGCTTGTTCTGGGGCAAAACTGTCTGCTGTCCAAGAAACATTCAGAACGGCACTAGTCACAGGTTGAACAAAGGGAGATAACGCCTTAACAATATCTGATTCTTGAAATACCCCACGAAAACGACGGATATACCAATCCAGAATCTCTGGAGTTCCCCACATTCTCAAACTGTTTAAATCTCCCGAACCATCATAGACAATCACATCATATTTTTGCGATTGGTCGTATTGGCGAATAGCATTCAAGGCTAAAGC from Stanieria cyanosphaera PCC 7437 encodes:
- a CDS encoding Get3/ArsA fold putative tail anchor-mediating ATPase NosAFP — encoded protein: MSLIITFLGKGGIGRTTIAIATAKKLASLGERVLLVGQDPSPAFSLVLGITPEAEPQEIAANLSAVQLHTTVLLEKSWEEVKQLEAQYLRSPILKNVYGQELGILPGMDQALALNAIRQYDQSQKYDVIVYDGSGDLNSLRMWGTPEILDWYIRRFRGVFQESDIVKALSPFVQPVTSAVLNVSWTADSFAPEQANQATQLLSKGKQALADPQRLISYLVTTPEQVAIATAKYYWGSAQQIGLTVGGVILNQAEISDSLSTEFNPLTITAVPSIDSGDWQPLIDALPNFRRSTDAPKPTTIEMNERKIRVFLPGLDKKQVKLTQYGPEVTVEAGDQRRNITLPPAWSGRSVTGAKFQNGYLELTIG